In the Endozoicomonas sp. SCSIO W0465 genome, GCAACCGAACAGCAGTTCGCAGAACGTTGGTACTGCAGTTGATGATAGCGCTCCAGCAAGAAAGGTTGTATATGAAGCGAGCTCCCTGAGGATTACTTGATGATCTGAAGTGAGCATGGCAACCATCTCGAATTTCGTCATTGGGGATGGTTGCTTTTAGCAGATTATGCGCCGGAACTATTGTGCTCTTAAAACTCTAAAGTCGAGTATTCATACTGTCTGATTTATTATTCCGCTTTCGTTTTTCCTTCACTTTCTGTCATGACCATTGAAATCAGTGCCAGCCCCCGTCCGGTTATCCCCTGTGAGAACCCCGGTTTTTCCATGCGGTTGCGTATTTTTCGGGAGAATCTCGTTCGGCTTTTGGTCAGAAAACCGGCCTACGACAGAAATGATGCTGAACTGCAGGCGCTGTTTCAGGACCATGGGCAAGCCATTGAAGAACAGTGTGATCTGCTAACCCGGTATATTGCTGAAGCCTTTGACCATTACGCAGTATGGAACTATAGCCACGCCTATTACCCCGGTCGCCCCAGTCAGCAGAGTGCCAGAACAGATGCTCTGGAAGGCACCAGTCGTGTCATTCCTGTGCTGGCCGCCTGGCTGCATTTTTCATTTGAGAAGCAGTCTGAACCCTGTGTCACTCAGCCTGACTCTTGATCACATCTCTCCAGCGCTGAACTGCCGGGCTATCTGCCAGGTTTTTACCCGATCCTGCAATTTCGCCCAGCCTTCCCATACCACTAACCAGCCGGGCTGCCCTGTATGCTTTGAATCACCCCAACCACCAAGCCGAGCAATCGTTTGAAGCAGCCAAGTGACTGTTGGCGGCTTATCGGGCAACGCTTTTTTTTCATAGGTTAGCCAGAGAACCTGCCATTCATCATCACTGACCACCTCATTCGCGAGTGTTTTTTCACTCCAAAGCTTTCTGTCTTTGTGCTGCCTGTCATTCGGTAACATTAATGCTTCACGGATTTGCATTAGTCTGACAGCGACAAACATTAATATGACCGCAAGTCGTTCAATGTTATCCGGAGATTGCAGACGAAGCCTTTCTACTCCTGCTCCCGATTTCCAAGCCTTATGGAACTCTTCTATTCGCCATCGGAGCTCGTAAAATCGAATGATAGAGCGACAGTCTTCGAATGTTTCAATATCTTCAGTTGTCAATAGTACCCAGTGCAAACGGTCTTCGGAGTCATTGCCAATCTCTTCAGCCGACACAATATTCATAGTTACCGGTTCCGGCCTGCCGCCTGGCCTTTGCGGCGCCTGTATTGTCATCTTCTTTCTTTTGACCTGCAGCGTTGCCTTTCGCTTCTTTCTACCTCCTTTTTGAGGAACCACTATCGTATATTTCCCCAACACTTCAGTCTGAGCTAAGGAATCAAATAATAAGAGTTCGCCATCCACCAGGATTCTGTTTTGTGTAGCTCTTACAACAAACCGCTGTCGGTTATCCAGTTTGTAGTGCATATATTCGTATATATCCGCCTCCCGGTCGCAAACACTGATGATGTCAGGCATTTTACCCCCCATCCTTTGTTCTGTGTTTTCAGAGGCTCTTTGCCACTTAAAGCTTTCCTTTCCCTCGTAAGGTAGCTGACGACGTGGTTTTTTTCCCCCGCTGAACGTCCTCTCTAACCCATCGTTCTTGATCAATAAGCCCAATGCTTCGCTCTGTATCCGCATCAACCAAGAAGACAGAGTGGACGTGGAATCCTCTGGTTTTAGAGCCTTCAGGACCTCCAAGATCACAAGCTCGGATCTGACAGCATGTTATAACCCAGGGTTGTTGTATCTTCGAGAGCCAGAAGTAGGCGAGACTGTCTCGCTATTTTGGCAGTTGCCTGAAAGCCTGCCTCAGCTATTGCTTCAGGCTTTACGGCCTCATTCTCAATCAGCCGGTAAGCTCCAGTTACCAGTGCGGTATAACCTTCGCATGAAGATGACAAAGAATTACCGGTATGAGCTGAAAGCTCGGCAGCAACTTTGACAAGTCGTTTTGTACGTCGAGTATCGCCCAAATCAGCACATCCAAAAGTTAGTTCTGACCATGGTTTAGGAGAAAGTGGAAGCATGACCTGTTTTATCAGTGAGAAATGATAGAACAAGGTAGCTATTTGTGATCAAGAGACAGGTCACTCAGCAGGGGGCAATGACAACCCTGAATGGCAGCCAGCTGAAGATTCCAGAGATAGTAAAAGCCGCATTTCTGGCGGGTACTGACCCGGAGCACTTTGGCTATTGGGGCAAGCTGGAAAGTTATGACCAGAAAATCTGCGAAAGTGCTGACCTGGCACTGGCATTGTGGATAAGTAAGAAGTGGGTCTGGAATACCTTTACGGACAATGAGCGTAAGCAGGTTGCGGACTGGTTTCTTCAGGTGAATTCCCTCGCCACTGTGGATAATAACTGGCACCTTTTTCCATTGACGGTTCAGCTGGTATTGAAGTCGTTAACCGGGATTCTTAGGGTAGACATTAAGCTCAAAAAAGGTTCGTTTCCGGCGGCAGAACCCACCTTGAACAGCCACAATAAAGCTTCGAAACCATTATCAATGGCTGAAATCGGGTAAGGGCCGGTCTTTCTCCAGCCCTCCCCACAGCACCCGGCATGCGGGTCCGCACCGGGCGGTTCAACGATGATGGTGAAACCTGATCCATAAGTCTTTCAATGAAACAAGCCCAATTTTCGCGAGGTAACTGTTATTCAGTGCCTGTTGTACCGCATAGGTTTTACTCAGACGGTAATACCCTTTGCTGCTGGCTGCGATCTTGGCGGCGTTAATTTTATCAACGCCTAACCTGACCAGATTCTTAAAACGGGTTTTCGGCTTGCGCCATTGCTTCAGAAAGCAGCAACGGATTCGCCGACGTATCCATTGATCCAGCAGGGGAATTGGTCGGTGATATTCCGATAACCGGAAATACCCCATCCAACCCCGGATATATTGTGCCAATTTGCGTAACCGATGTTGCATTGAGACACCCCAGCGACGACTGGTCAACTTGAGTATCCGGTATTTGAATCGGTCCAGACACTTCTGGGCCCAGCGAACTTTCTTCCCTGTGAAGGTGAAACTCAGGAATTCGCTTTCTGTTGCTTTCACAACTTTACTTTTCCGGGAGTTAATCTTCAGTTTCAATTTGCGTTCAATGAATTGGGTAATGCTGTGCATCACCCGATCCCCTGCACGCTGACTTTTGACGAGAATCACAAAATCATCACAGTATCTTGCAAAGCAATGACCCCGATATTCAAGCTCCTTGTCGAGTTCGTCGAGGACCACATTAGACAGCAAGGGTGATAAAGGCCCACCCTGTGGCATGCCAACCCTGGTCGGGTAGACATTGCCCTCAATCATGACACCGGAGCGCAGGTAGCTACCAATCAGTTTCAGAAGGCGTTTGTCGCGGACCTTACGGGAGACCCTCGACATCAAAACGTCGTGATTAACCGTATCAAAGAATTTACTCAGATCAACGTCAACAGCGTAATGAAGCCCCCGGTTGATCAACTGCTTAACCTGACGGACTCCGTCGTGTGCTGACCGTCCCGGTCGGTAGCCGAAGCTGTTTGGAGAGAAACCCGGATCAAAGACAGGGGTCAGCACCTGCACAATGGCCTGCTGTATGACCCTATCCATCACGGTAGGGATTCCCAGCAAACGCTCACCGCCGTCCGGCTTTTCTATAACATGTCGGCGCACGGGTGATGGCTGGTAGGTTCCGTCCAATAAGGCTTGACGCACTGAAGGCCAATGCTGTTTGGCAAAGTCTGGATAAGCTTCAATAGTGACTCCATCAATACCCGGAGCACCCTTGTTGCTTTTGACCTGTTTCCATGCACTTGCCAGATTAGCCGGTTCAAGTACGCAATTTAGTAGATCATGGTTCAAAGCTGGTTAAAGATTCTGTCGCCAAGTACGGTGAGTCGCCGGACGGCTGCATCGCCTTGAGGGAATCAGTCTCCTCTTTGTCGTCGATGTTCGGCCCTTCGCTAACGACTTCCCATCCGTTAATGGCTTCTGTCGTACAGCTACTATGGCCTCTGCTGACTTCTGTCCAATCACCACGCGGAGTTACCTCTGCTGGCGCTATTGGTTGCCATCGGGTTTGCTCGAACAGGATGATGAGACCTGTTCGCCGAGCCTGTTGTAACCAGTGGCTGAGAACTGGGAATTACCAATCGCATGTTGAACAGATCTCCCCGGATAAGGACATGAACTTTCAGTGCACAACCGCCGCATTTACCGTGTCTCACGAACCATAGGGCTTTGTGATCCTTGGCTCACTCGCCCAGAGACTCAGCCTTATATGCGATTTCTGTACGTCGGCTCGCACCTTTGCACTCAGACTGCCTCCGCACAGCCCCTCGCGGGACTGCACTTGCCTTAAGCTAGTGGTTGTCATCAGCAGGCGTCTTTACCGCCAGTCAGATGTAGGTTCTCCCACAGGGGACTTTCACCCCATCAGTTCATGCCCATGCCGGGCGTACCAAGATGAGTACTGCAAATAGTAGATTAGTTGAAAAAAACTGTTGACCTGTTTCGACCGGTCAGAACTCCTAAGTATGGCGGAACAGCTTGGTTTTACTATACGACAGCGAGATATCCGTCCTTTGGATTTTATCCTCTCACTGATCGATGCCCTCGCTGGTGATGGAAACTGCGATACCCAGGCGGATCTACACCGTAAATTTAACGAGTTGACGGGGCTGAATGTCTCTTATCGTTCTTGGGCAAATCAAGCTAAAAAGGACGCGCTGCCTACTCTTATCCTGTGGCTATGGGTGCAGTGTCTGGAAATATTTTCCCGCAAAGTCATGGCGTTTGATGAAGACAGTCCATTTTCAGAGTTTGAGCACATTCTGATTCAGGACGGTTCGTCACAAGCTGTCTATGATGCCCTGAAAGAAGCATTTCCCGGCAGGTTCTCAACGGTCAGTCCTGCTGCCGTCGAGCTTCATACGACAATGGATCTTCTCACCAACAACCTGGTGCGGGTGCAGCTGACTGAAGATACCCGTTCAGAAAGAGACTGTCTGCCACCACTGCCAACATCCATGGCCTATATCCTGATGCTAATGGATGCCGGTTATTTTGAGCTGGAACTCTTTGCCGCTATTGATGACAGGGAGGGTTCTTTTATCTGCAAGGCACCTCAGAGTATCAACCCGACGATACTCAGCGCGGTACGGGAGGATGGCAAGAATCTCAATCGCTACAAAGGACAAAAACTGAAGGATGTACTGTCTGGCTTCCCCAAAGACCAGTGCCTCGACCTGGATGTAGAATGGCCGGGATTCAAAGCCTGGCCATTCCGCTTGGTTGTCCGCTGGAATGACAAAAAACAGAAGTGGGTTTTCGTTGTGACCAACCTGAACCGGGTGGAGTTCACCTTGAGTGATGTGCTCCAGGCCTATCGTCTACGGTGGCAGATAGAGCTGATTTTCAAAGAGATCAAATCCTATTCAGGGTGGCATCGTTTTAACACCAAATCAGCGACACTGGTGTTTAGCCTGATTCTGATGTCCTTTGTGGTTGTGACGTTGAAAAGGTACCTTGCCCATGCTGCACAGGCGAACCTCTGTGAAAGTGGGAGCATTGAGGAAATCTCGACGCACAAGGTGATGAAAAGTGGGACTCACCTGTTTGGTAATGTGATTTCATCGTTGATAAATGCAGGAAAGTCATTGGTCTCATGCATTAAAAAGCTACTGGACTTCTGGGGAAATAATGCGAAACGAGAACACCCTGCACGGGATGGTTGTTCAGGGCGTACAAGATTAGGCTTCTGTGCAGTGGGTGGAGCTTAATGTCTACCTTAAGAACCGGGATTGACCATGTTGATCACAAAAAGTATCGGCGAGTTAAAGAGTTTTACGTGGGAGCCGGCTGGTTTCGTGATGGTGCCAGGGGCAATTACGATTACTACAATGCCTGGGGCTTTCACTATTCACTCTATTGGTTAGATCAGATAGACCCTGACTTCGACCGTCATTTTATCCACACCTCTATGTCAGCGTTTGTATCTACCTACCGTCATCTTTTAACCCCTGAAGGTATTGCCTTTTTTGGGCGCAGTGCCTGCTATCGCCTGGCCGTCTCGGCACCGTTGCTGGCCTTTGTGGATATGAAAAGAGAGATAGCAAACGATCGGGAAACAGGGGCAATAACGGCGGGAGCCGCTCAGCGTTCACTGGCGACCAGCCTGAGGTATTTTATTGGCAATGGCGCCATCCGCTACGGCGCGCCAACCCAGGGGCTTTTCTCAGAAGACAGTCGTCTTGTGGATAATTACAGTGGGCCTGCCAGCAGTTTCTGGTCCATGCGGGCGCTGGTGATTGCGCTCTACGCTGGCCATCGTTCTGGCTTGTGGGAGGCCAAACCTGAGCCTTTACCCGTTGAGGTCAGTGACTTTCAGTTTGAGATTCCGGCAATAGACGCAAAAGTGATTGGCGTAAAGCAAACCGGGGAAGTGACAGTGATCTTTACCAGTGATTACACGCAGGAGCAGTCACCAAAGACCAGAAGGCTGGAAACACAGTCACTGACGGATTGTCTGCTGGAGAAAGTCACAGGGCGGGCTGAACGCCCTAAAAATAACCTCCTTCGCAAAGGCATTACCAGCTATAGCTCAAAGATGGCGCATTTTTTCTAGTGCAGTAAAGCGTTAATACCCATTACCCATACAGCCAGATCCCTCGTTCCCACGCTCCGGAGGGTGTCGCAAAACCCTCGTTCCGACACTTTTAGGCCCTGTGGGTCCCGCGCAGGAATGCATACAGATCTGGCAGCAGGAGAAAGAGCCACTGCCTGGTAGGGTTTTCGGTGGCTCCATGCGAGTATGGTATTTGTGGCAGGATCGGTATGCATTCCCACGCGGAGCATGGGAACGAGATGTCCAGAGTGTCTGCAGGGTTTTGCGACACCCTCTCCGCGTGGGAATGCATACGGATCTGGCAGCATGAGAAAGAACCACTGCCTGGTAGGGTTTTCGGGGGCTCCATACGAGTATGGTATTTGTGGCGGGATCGGTATGCATTCCCACGCAGAGCGTGGGAACGAGATGTCCGGAGTGTCCGCAGGGTTTTGCGACAACCTCGGGACCGTGGGAACGAGGTGCTTGGCCAGAGGTTAGAACATGTATCGAAGGTCCAGACGATAACTGCGACCTGGCTGGTACAGTTCCTGCCAGGCAACACGATAGTATTTATCGGTAGCATTCTTAATGGTGAAGTCTGCTTTCAGACCTTTCAAGCTTCCGGCTGCTGGCTCATAGCTCGCATAAAAATCCACCAGGTCATAGCCTTCATACTGGTCAACGGTATTGTCCGGATCGACCCTGTTCTGGTCATTCACATGGGTGAATCGAGTCCCGACTTTTACATCGCCATGAAAAGCCAGGTAGGCCAGATCGGCGACGACTTTATCCGCCGGAATATTACCCAGTGCCTCTCCTGACTGCTTATCCTCTCCCCGGGTCTGGCCATAAGAGAGCCCTGCCTCAATATTTTGAATGCGATACTCCCCTGCTATTTCAAAACCTTTAAGTTCAGCTTCTTCCACGTTTTCCCAGCTGGTTTTTGTTGGAGGTCCGAAGCCGCCAAAAGCAGGATCATAAGTGAACTGATTAATGAAATTATCGACGTCATTTTTAAAAATGTTGGCATTCAGTCTAAGCTCATCGTCACCCAATAGATTGGAAAACTCCATTCGGGCAGATATTTCTTTGTTCTCTGCTTCCTCTGGTTTTAAATCAGGGTTCGGTACAAACACATTCTTGATAGGCCCCATAGCAAAGTGAGTACCGGTAGAAAACATCTCTTCCATACCCGGTGCACGGAATGCCTCATTATAACTGGCAGTCAATGTTAACCAGTCAGTGGTCGTCCAGATAATACCCAGAGAAGGTGACAACGCCTGATCGGTCTGTTTCTTGTTAATAACATCCGAATCCGCGCGATTATCCTCAGCACTGAAGTGATCATAGCGAAGCCCGCCCTGAAGTTCCCAGGACTGACTCAGGGGAAAACTGCCTTGAACAAATGCCCCCATAGTTTCCGACTGCCCATCCAGCCCTTCCGGACGGGTGTCTGATGCCTGGCCGGTGGTATCACGCTCAGTGGTAATCGTATTTTGGTAAACATCCAGACCATAGGTCAGTTCGAGGGCATCAACAATAGAGATATTTGTCAGGGCAAGACCATTGGTTTTATAACGGGTATCGTCTTTCTGCCCTTTGGTTACCCGGTCTTCTTCATAATGTGTGTCATTACGGAAAATCTGCAGCTTACTATTGATCCAATCCCTGTCAGGGTTATATAGCCAGGCTGCGGAAAGATTGGTATTTTTTGAATCTCTCTCAACCGGAAGAATAGAGGTGTCGTTCACCATTGAGGTTGGGTTACTGGGCACCAAACCATTATAAAGGGCATGTTGAGCTTTAAACTCAAGGCGACTATCGCCATTAATGTTCCAGCCCAGTTTGGCCATACCTCCCTGCTCTCTGGATCCGGAGTCTTCCAGGTCCTGGCCATTACCCAGTTCATAGTTTTCACCATCGTTATAGTAACCATTCAGTAACCAGTCAATATCGCCCTGCATCCCATACACCGCACCACTGGTTAATAAACGGCTGTTATTACTGTGGTAACCCTGAGAAACATAACCACCAAGATGTTTACCTTCCTCTAAAAGATCCTGTGCACTTTTGGTGTTCTGAACAACAACGCCACCAATAGCCCCTGAGCCCCACAGACTGCTTGACGGACCTTTAACAACTTCAACTGATTTCAGTAATTCAGGGTCAGTAAAGTAGGTTCCCCGATGACCGTTTGAGAAATTCTGTCGTGCACCATCCATAACCTGAAGCACACGTGTTCCCTCTAAACCACGAATATTAACCCCTTGTGCGCTGCCTCTTGGGCCACCGGAAACGGATACATTGGGCAGAGATTCCATTAATTCTGGTACTGATGAAGCCTGTTGCTGTTCAATTTCTGCCAGATCAATCACATCGATGTTCTGAACCACATCAGCATGATCTTTCTTCGCCCTGGTGGCAGTAACAGTTACCTGCTGCAATAAAACGGGTTTCGATTGAGCTTTATTTTCTTTCTCAGCAACTGTTTCAGCAAAAACAACCGGAGTTGCAGCAAGAGAAACGGTAGCGGCCATCACCGCCAGAGCCAGCGTGTTTTTCGGGAACGTCATTGTTTTTTTGTACCAGTGTTGGTGTTTTCAGCAAGCGGGTAACAACCCTGTCTGTTTTTTTGTTGTTACGGTTCGGCAATAAGGGTTACCAAGCCGTAGTAGACGCATCATATTGACTATTTATACGAAATGCAAATCATTCTCATTTAGCTTTGTATAAATATTTGCACGGAAAGAACAGAAGACAGCTAAGAAAATTTAATTTCAGGGAATTGAATTAGCCCGAATATTTCATAAACGCTGCTACAGTTCGAGCAATTGATGCTTTTGCACTTCGTTCCCACGGTCCTGAGGGTGTCACAAAACCCTCGTTCCCATGCTCTGGAGGTTGTCGCAAAACCCTCCGGACACCTCGTTCCCACGCTCCGCGTGGGAATGCATACCGATCCCACCACAAATACCATACTCGCATGGAGCCCCCGAAAACCCTACCAGGCAGTGGCTCTTTCTCATGCTGCCAGATCCGTATGCATTCCCACGGGGGA is a window encoding:
- the ltrA gene encoding group II intron reverse transcriptase/maturase; translation: MNHDLLNCVLEPANLASAWKQVKSNKGAPGIDGVTIEAYPDFAKQHWPSVRQALLDGTYQPSPVRRHVIEKPDGGERLLGIPTVMDRVIQQAIVQVLTPVFDPGFSPNSFGYRPGRSAHDGVRQVKQLINRGLHYAVDVDLSKFFDTVNHDVLMSRVSRKVRDKRLLKLIGSYLRSGVMIEGNVYPTRVGMPQGGPLSPLLSNVVLDELDKELEYRGHCFARYCDDFVILVKSQRAGDRVMHSITQFIERKLKLKINSRKSKVVKATESEFLSFTFTGKKVRWAQKCLDRFKYRILKLTSRRWGVSMQHRLRKLAQYIRGWMGYFRLSEYHRPIPLLDQWIRRRIRCCFLKQWRKPKTRFKNLVRLGVDKINAAKIAASSKGYYRLSKTYAVQQALNNSYLAKIGLVSLKDLWIRFHHHR
- a CDS encoding IS4 family transposase, which translates into the protein MILEVLKALKPEDSTSTLSSWLMRIQSEALGLLIKNDGLERTFSGGKKPRRQLPYEGKESFKWQRASENTEQRMGGKMPDIISVCDREADIYEYMHYKLDNRQRFVVRATQNRILVDGELLLFDSLAQTEVLGKYTIVVPQKGGRKKRKATLQVKRKKMTIQAPQRPGGRPEPVTMNIVSAEEIGNDSEDRLHWVLLTTEDIETFEDCRSIIRFYELRWRIEEFHKAWKSGAGVERLRLQSPDNIERLAVILMFVAVRLMQIREALMLPNDRQHKDRKLWSEKTLANEVVSDDEWQVLWLTYEKKALPDKPPTVTWLLQTIARLGGWGDSKHTGQPGWLVVWEGWAKLQDRVKTWQIARQFSAGEM
- a CDS encoding DUF2264 domain-containing protein, which translates into the protein MSTLRTGIDHVDHKKYRRVKEFYVGAGWFRDGARGNYDYYNAWGFHYSLYWLDQIDPDFDRHFIHTSMSAFVSTYRHLLTPEGIAFFGRSACYRLAVSAPLLAFVDMKREIANDRETGAITAGAAQRSLATSLRYFIGNGAIRYGAPTQGLFSEDSRLVDNYSGPASSFWSMRALVIALYAGHRSGLWEAKPEPLPVEVSDFQFEIPAIDAKVIGVKQTGEVTVIFTSDYTQEQSPKTRRLETQSLTDCLLEKVTGRAERPKNNLLRKGITSYSSKMAHFF
- a CDS encoding transposase DNA-binding-containing protein, producing the protein MLPLSPKPWSELTFGCADLGDTRRTKRLVKVAAELSAHTGNSLSSSCEGYTALVTGAYRLIENEAVKPEAIAEAGFQATAKIARQSRLLLALEDTTTLGYNMLSDPSL
- a CDS encoding TonB-dependent hemoglobin/transferrin/lactoferrin family receptor, with translation MTFPKNTLALAVMAATVSLAATPVVFAETVAEKENKAQSKPVLLQQVTVTATRAKKDHADVVQNIDVIDLAEIEQQQASSVPELMESLPNVSVSGGPRGSAQGVNIRGLEGTRVLQVMDGARQNFSNGHRGTYFTDPELLKSVEVVKGPSSSLWGSGAIGGVVVQNTKSAQDLLEEGKHLGGYVSQGYHSNNSRLLTSGAVYGMQGDIDWLLNGYYNDGENYELGNGQDLEDSGSREQGGMAKLGWNINGDSRLEFKAQHALYNGLVPSNPTSMVNDTSILPVERDSKNTNLSAAWLYNPDRDWINSKLQIFRNDTHYEEDRVTKGQKDDTRYKTNGLALTNISIVDALELTYGLDVYQNTITTERDTTGQASDTRPEGLDGQSETMGAFVQGSFPLSQSWELQGGLRYDHFSAEDNRADSDVINKKQTDQALSPSLGIIWTTTDWLTLTASYNEAFRAPGMEEMFSTGTHFAMGPIKNVFVPNPDLKPEEAENKEISARMEFSNLLGDDELRLNANIFKNDVDNFINQFTYDPAFGGFGPPTKTSWENVEEAELKGFEIAGEYRIQNIEAGLSYGQTRGEDKQSGEALGNIPADKVVADLAYLAFHGDVKVGTRFTHVNDQNRVDPDNTVDQYEGYDLVDFYASYEPAAGSLKGLKADFTIKNATDKYYRVAWQELYQPGRSYRLDLRYMF
- a CDS encoding IS4 family transposase, encoding MTCFDRSELLSMAEQLGFTIRQRDIRPLDFILSLIDALAGDGNCDTQADLHRKFNELTGLNVSYRSWANQAKKDALPTLILWLWVQCLEIFSRKVMAFDEDSPFSEFEHILIQDGSSQAVYDALKEAFPGRFSTVSPAAVELHTTMDLLTNNLVRVQLTEDTRSERDCLPPLPTSMAYILMLMDAGYFELELFAAIDDREGSFICKAPQSINPTILSAVREDGKNLNRYKGQKLKDVLSGFPKDQCLDLDVEWPGFKAWPFRLVVRWNDKKQKWVFVVTNLNRVEFTLSDVLQAYRLRWQIELIFKEIKSYSGWHRFNTKSATLVFSLILMSFVVVTLKRYLAHAAQANLCESGSIEEISTHKVMKSGTHLFGNVISSLINAGKSLVSCIKKLLDFWGNNAKREHPARDGCSGRTRLGFCAVGGA
- a CDS encoding DUF2264 domain-containing protein, with translation MIKRQVTQQGAMTTLNGSQLKIPEIVKAAFLAGTDPEHFGYWGKLESYDQKICESADLALALWISKKWVWNTFTDNERKQVADWFLQVNSLATVDNNWHLFPLTVQLVLKSLTGILRVDIKLKKGSFPAAEPTLNSHNKASKPLSMAEIG